A genomic window from Zalophus californianus isolate mZalCal1 chromosome 13, mZalCal1.pri.v2, whole genome shotgun sequence includes:
- the SNAPC4 gene encoding snRNA-activating protein complex subunit 4 isoform X5, which produces MSPLLFPALGPAAASRTGAPVDAGDPAPRGRPSRRHTCHLRPRALRRAAGFGFPRAWAASLCPGASATTPRRVGPRCPAGPGKAETRLWGHAGARPAAPWQVEVMDVDAEREKIAKEIAELERILDPTSSGVGVGVSESGLPLDSDADSLPEEDSEATGSPGSEEERWGEASNGEDDPKEKTLPEDPETCLQLNMVYQEVIQERLVEVSLLLAQNQEQQEEIMCDLAGSKGSKVKDSKSLPPNLYVGHFMKPYFKDRVTGVGPPANEETREKAAQGIKAFEELLVTKWKNWEKALLRRSVVSDRLQRLLQPKLLKLEYLHQKRSRVTSEAERQVLEKQSREAEREVQDIRQLPEEALLGNRLDSHDWEKISNVNTNRSAFQCLQKYQQHNKALKRKEWTREEDRLLTQLVQEMRVGSHIPYRRIVYYMEGRDSMQLIYRWTKSLDPSLKKGFWAPEEDAKLLQAVAKYGEQDWFKIREEVPGRSDAQCRDRYLRRLHFSLKKGRWNASEEGKLLELIEKYGVGHWAKIASELPHRTGSQCLSKWKIMVRKKQSRGRRRRRRPLGSMRWSSSSGDSSSGDGSSGGGSSGGGSSGDSEPEEAPEARAGGQALPSAQHTVPDMDLWVPARQSTSELCAGGARGWPGHRAASPSPPRASSEAQDSRAAGPTASASAEEAGQTHTPSGTHSTSARGIGHPGSADTHLSSSEELADKGPTVHQPCVCLSRSASELSGPWPPPWLWLCAELRPCTRASHVSSLTPSFRQSGSCLLKVPLETVLQVLRTNTARRRQTLKEKLRQPCPLSPSLGASPSDSGVAGPHVRRLWHRTIGNRRQWRGHALQRRLIERQLLVAMSPWVGDVVLPCTPRRPAVVHTRADGIRKQLQDARLASTPAFTVFIQLFQIDTAGCMEVVRERKAQTPALLQTGTRDPVPGLLQMSSLRDSPGRSFRNPPAREAVKQSTSHKGSRGLQLCRAESSPPAPPPAPCGPRPKPKTVSELLREKRLREARARKAATPGTVALPPQLVLSSPLILQPRLPQPPPTRSAPGPAATDTALSGPGIPAAAGLSTSGKDERASTLPVLDRTLASTEAAPAASRAPVPSRVLVSGHQGGLGQSQAPATSRKQGLPEAPLFLPAAPSPIQLPIQPLSLTPALGMHKGGPHVAASTPLPVTWVLTAQGLLPVPAVVGLPGAAGTSDAKGLSVTLPSSLPGMRVGQGPRLPGLSHPWQPPANMDTDSDSSSRADLSTLPMLCQSQSSVEVGSDVARVPGGPSFPGEAQVAREIAAPRIPSQATLLADHPEAKPPWSSQPPLQAGTSPGSGPGGTPGSPGPGRPMGPLGLERPPLPRPGPERGALDLDLLSQESEAAVRDWLRGQQGVCVPPLGSRLPYQPPALCSLRALSGLLLHKKALEQRATSLVPSGAAGALQASLGQVRRQLQDSPAYLLLKARFLAAFTLPALLATLSPHGVHTTLSVATRAEPESEDDLGELELTDGCSTSGPWAGPAATIPVQGAPDPGQSADSSCLDGSDNLDVLRTRHAWHVRKRRRLV; this is translated from the exons ATTCACTGCCAGAGGAGGACTCGGAGGCTACTGGTTCCCCAGGCTCG GAAGAGGAGAGGTGGGGTGAGGCCAGCAATGGTGAGGATGACCCCAAGGAAAAGACCCTTCCTGAAGACCCAGAGACCTGCCTGCAGTTGAACATGGTCTACCAGGAGGTCATCCAGGAGAGGCTGGTGGAGGTCAGCCTCCTACTGGCCCAGAACCAGGAGCAGCAG GAGGAGATCATGTGTGACCTGGCAGGGTCCAAGGGCTCCAAGGTGAAGGACAGCAAGAGCCTGCCCCCGAATTTGTACGTAGGGCACTTCATGAAACCCTACTTCAAGGACAGAGTGACCGGGGTG GGGCCTCCTGCCAATGAAGAGACGCGGGAGAAGGCTGCCCAGGGCATCAAGGCTTTCGAGGAGCTCTTGGTGACTAAGT GGAAAAACTGGGAAAAGGCCTTGCTCCGAAGATCAGTGGTGAGCGACCGCCTGCAGCGCCTGCTTCAGCCCAAGTTACTGAA GCTTGAGTACTTGCACCAGAAACGGAGTAGGGTGACGagtgaggcagagaggcaggtcctggagaagcagagcagggaggcggAGAGGGAAGTCCAGGACATTCG GCAGCTCCCAGAGGAGGCCTTGCTGGGCAACAGGCTGGACAGTCACGACTGGGAGAAGATCTCGAACGTTAAC ACCAACCGCAGCGCCTTCCAGTGCCTGCAGAAGTACCAGCAGCACAACAAGGCTCTGAAGCGCAAGGAGTGGACACGGGAGGAGGACCGCCTGCTCACCCAGCTTGTCCAGGAGATGCGCGTCGGCAGCCACATCCCCTACCGGAGAA TTGTCTACTACATGGAAGGGAGAGACTCCATGCAGCTCATCTATCGGTGGACCAAGAGCTTGGACCCCAGCCTGAAGAAGGGGTTCTGGGCCCCAGAGGAAGACGCG AAGTTGCTTCAAGCAGTTGCCAAATATGGGGAGCAGGATTGGTTTAAAATCCGGGAAGAGGTGCCAGGTAGGAGCGATGCCCAGTGCCGAGATCG GTACCTCAGACGGCTGCACTTCAGCTTGAAAAAGGGACGATGGAACGCAAGTGAAGAGGGGAAGCTGCTTGAGCTGATCGAGAAGTACGGTGTTG GTCACTGGGCAAAAATAGCTTCTGAACTACCCCATCGGACGGGCTCCCAGTGTCTGAGCAAGTGGAAGATCATGGTCAGG AAAAAGCAGAGTCGGggcaggaggcggcggcggcggccccttGGCAGTATGCGGTGGAGCTCCAGCAGCGGGGACAGCAGCAGCGGGGACGGCAGCAGCGGGGGCGGCAGCAGCGGGGGCGGCAGCAGCGGGGACTCAGAGCCAGAGGAAGCCCCAGAGGCCAGGGCAGGTGGCCAGGCGCTGCCGTCAGCACAGCATACCGTGCCGGACATGGACCTGTGGGTGCCTGCCAGGCAGAGCACCAGTGAGCTGTGCGCAGGGGGAGCCCGGGGCTGGCCAGGACACCGTGccgcctcccccagccctccccggGCCTCCAGCGAGGCTCAGGACAGCAGAGCTGCTGGCCCCACAGCCTCGGCTTCCGCAGAGGAGGCAGGCCAGACGCACACTCCCTCCGGGACCCACAGCACCAGCGCGAGAGGCATCGGGCACCCAGGCTCGGCGGACACGCACCTCTCGAGCTCAGAGGAGCTGGCAGACAAG GGTCCCACTGTCCACCAGCCCTGTGTATGCCTGTCCCGGTCGGCGTCTGAGCTCTCAGGGCCCTGGCCACCTCCCTGGCTCTGGCTGTGTGCGGAGTTGCG CCCCTGCACCAGGGCTTCCCACGTGTCCAGCCTCACGCCGTCTTTTCGTCAGAGTGGGAGCTGTCTGCTGAAGGTGCCACTGGAGACAGTGCTGCAGGTGCTCAGGACCAACACAGCCCGCCGGCGCCAGACGCTG aaggagaaactgagacaACCGTGCCCACTCAGCCCGTCCCTGGGGGCCAGCCCCAGTGACAGTGGTGTGGCCGGGCCCCATGTACGGCGGCTGTGGCACAGGACGATCGGGAACAGGCGGCAGTGGCGAGGACATGCCCTGCAGAGGAGGCTCATTGAGCGCCAGCTTCTGGTGGCCATGAGCCCGTGGGTGGGCGACGTTGTCCTGCCCTGCACCCCCCGGAGGCCTGCCGTCGTGCACACTCGAG CCGATGGCATCAGGAAGCAGCTGCAAGACGCCCGGCTGGCCAGCACCCCTGCGTTTACTGTTTTTATCCAG CTGTTCCAGATTGACACTGCTGGCTGCATGGAGGTCGTTCGAGAGAGGAAGGCCCAaacccctgccctgctccagaCTGGCACTCGGGACCCAGTGCCTGGGCTCCTACAG atgtcTTCGTTGCGGGACTCCCCAG GCCGCAGCTTCCGGAATCCACCGGCACGAGAAGCTGTAAAGCAGAGCACCAGCCACAAAGGGAGCAGGGGTTTACAGCTCTGCCGTGCCGAGTCCAGTCCACCGGCGCCCCCGCCAGCTCCGTGTGGCCCTCGGCCCAAGCCCAAGACCGTCTCCGAGCTGCTCCGGGAGAAGCGGCTTCGGGAGGCCCGGGCCAGGAAGGCCGCTACCCCAGGCACCGTGGCTCTCCCACCGCAGCTGGTGCTGTCCTCGCCACTGATCCTCCAGCCCCGTCTACCACAGCCGCCCCCCACCCGCTCAGCCCCGGGCCCCGCTGCCACAGACACGGCGCTCTCTGGGCCTGGGATCCCTGCAGCAGCGGGGCTGAGTACTTCAGGCAAGGACGAGAGGGCTTCGACCCTGCCAGTCTTGGACCGCACCCTGGCCTCCACGGAGGCTGCCCCTGCTGCCTCCAGAGCTCCAGTTCCCAGCCGGGTCCTTGTGAGTGGCCATCAGGGTGGCCTGGGACAGTCTCAGGCCCCTGCCACGTCCCGGAAGCAGGGCCTGCCTGAGGCACCACTCTTtctcccagcagcccccagccccattcAGCTGCCTATCCAGCCCCTCAGCCTGACACCAGCTCTGGGCATGCACAAGGGTGGGCCTCACGTGGCGGCCAGCACGCCTCTGCCTGTCACCTGGGTGCTCACAGCCCAGGGGCTGCTCCCTGTGCCAGCCGTGGTGGGCCTTCCTGGGGCGGCAGGGACCTCTGATGCCAAGGGACTGTCCGTGACTCTGCCGTCCTCCCTGCCTGGGATGCGGGTAGGCCAGGGCCCCAGGCTCCCTGGGCTGAGCCACCCCTGGCAGCCCCCGGCCAACATGGACACAGACTCAGATTCTTCCTCCAGGGCAGACCTCTCGACCCTTCCGATGCTTTGCCAATCCCAGAGTTCTGTGGAAGTGGGCAGTGACGTGGCCCGTGTCCCTGGGGGACCTTCCTTCCCTGGAGAGGCCCAAGTGGCCAGGGAAATAGCTGCGCCCAGGATACCCTCCCAGGCCACACTCCTGGCTGACCACCCTGAAGCAAAACCCCCGTGGTCCAGCCAACCCCCTCTGCAAGCTGGCACTAGCCCTGGGAGTGGCCCAGGAGGGACACCGGGGTCCCCGGGGCCAGGGCGACCCATGGGACCTCTGGGCCTAGAGAGGCCACCCCTACCCCGGCCTGGGCCTGAGAGGGGTGCCCTGGACCTGGACCTCCTGTCCCAGGAGAGTGAGGCAGCCGTGCGGGATTGGCTGAGGGGACAGCAGGGGGTGTGCGTGCCCCCGCTAGGGAGCAGGCTGCCCTACCAGCCCCCAGCCTTGTGCAGCCTACGGGCCCTGTCTGGACTCCTGCTCCACAAGAAGGCTTTGGAGCAGAGAGCCACCTCCCTCGTGCCCAGTGGGGCAGCCGGAGCCCTGCAGGCCTCGCTGGGACAGGTGCGGAGGCAGCTCCAGGACAGCCCGGCCTACCTGCTGCTGAAGGCTCGGTTCCTGGCAGCCTTCACCCTCCCCGCACTCCTGGCCACGCTGTCTCCCCACGGCGTCCACACCACCCTGTCGGTGGCCACAAGGGCCGAGCCAGAGAGCGAGGACGACCTGGGGGAGTTGGAGCTCACTGATGGCTGCTCCACAAGTGGTCCTTGGGCAGGGCCGGCAGCCACCATCCCCGTTCAG GGAGCCCCAGACCCTGGGCAGAGCGCTGACTCTTCCTGCCTGGATGGTTCTGACAACCTTGACGTGCTGAGAACCCGGCATGCCTGGCATGTCCGGAAGAGGAGGCGGCTGGTGTGA
- the SNAPC4 gene encoding snRNA-activating protein complex subunit 4 isoform X2, with product MGPGRGGRSGAGGRGGRAAAVVAAGLSAGSAHSRSECAPRAAGPAGVLLWLGLRPRWQVEVMDVDAEREKIAKEIAELERILDPTSSGVGVGVSESGLPLDSDADSLPEEDSEATGSPGSEEERWGEASNGEDDPKEKTLPEDPETCLQLNMVYQEVIQERLVEVSLLLAQNQEQQEEIMCDLAGSKGSKVKDSKSLPPNLYVGHFMKPYFKDRVTGVGPPANEETREKAAQGIKAFEELLVTKWKNWEKALLRRSVVSDRLQRLLQPKLLKLEYLHQKRSRVTSEAERQVLEKQSREAEREVQDIRQLPEEALLGNRLDSHDWEKISNVNFEGGRSAEEIRKFWQNFEHPSINKQEWSGQEVDQLKALAAEHGHLQWQKIAKELGTNRSAFQCLQKYQQHNKALKRKEWTREEDRLLTQLVQEMRVGSHIPYRRIVYYMEGRDSMQLIYRWTKSLDPSLKKGFWAPEEDAKLLQAVAKYGEQDWFKIREEVPGRSDAQCRDRYLRRLHFSLKKGRWNASEEGKLLELIEKYGVGHWAKIASELPHRTGSQCLSKWKIMVRKKQSRGRRRRRRPLGSMRWSSSSGDSSSGDGSSGGGSSGGGSSGDSEPEEAPEARAGGQALPSAQHTVPDMDLWVPARQSTSELCAGGARGWPGHRAASPSPPRASSEAQDSRAAGPTASASAEEAGQTHTPSGTHSTSARGIGHPGSADTHLSSSEELADKGPTVHQPCVCLSRSASELSGPWPPPWLWLCAELRPCTRASHVSSLTPSFRQSGSCLLKVPLETVLQVLRTNTARRRQTLKEKLRQPCPLSPSLGASPSDSGVAGPHVRRLWHRTIGNRRQWRGHALQRRLIERQLLVAMSPWVGDVVLPCTPRRPAVVHTRADGIRKQLQDARLASTPAFTVFIQLFQIDTAGCMEVVRERKAQTPALLQTGTRDPVPGLLQMSSLRDSPGRSFRNPPAREAVKQSTSHKGSRGLQLCRAESSPPAPPPAPCGPRPKPKTVSELLREKRLREARARKAATPGTVALPPQLVLSSPLILQPRLPQPPPTRSAPGPAATDTALSGPGIPAAAGLSTSGKDERASTLPVLDRTLASTEAAPAASRAPVPSRVLVSGHQGGLGQSQAPATSRKQGLPEAPLFLPAAPSPIQLPIQPLSLTPALGMHKGGPHVAASTPLPVTWVLTAQGLLPVPAVVGLPGAAGTSDAKGLSVTLPSSLPGMRVGQGPRLPGLSHPWQPPANMDTDSDSSSRADLSTLPMLCQSQSSVEVGSDVARVPGGPSFPGEAQVAREIAAPRIPSQATLLADHPEAKPPWSSQPPLQAGTSPGSGPGGTPGSPGPGRPMGPLGLERPPLPRPGPERGALDLDLLSQESEAAVRDWLRGQQGVCVPPLGSRLPYQPPALCSLRALSGLLLHKKALEQRATSLVPSGAAGALQASLGQVRRQLQDSPAYLLLKARFLAAFTLPALLATLSPHGVHTTLSVATRAEPESEDDLGELELTDGCSTSGPWAGPAATIPVQGAPDPGQSADSSCLDGSDNLDVLRTRHAWHVRKRRRLV from the exons ATTCACTGCCAGAGGAGGACTCGGAGGCTACTGGTTCCCCAGGCTCG GAAGAGGAGAGGTGGGGTGAGGCCAGCAATGGTGAGGATGACCCCAAGGAAAAGACCCTTCCTGAAGACCCAGAGACCTGCCTGCAGTTGAACATGGTCTACCAGGAGGTCATCCAGGAGAGGCTGGTGGAGGTCAGCCTCCTACTGGCCCAGAACCAGGAGCAGCAG GAGGAGATCATGTGTGACCTGGCAGGGTCCAAGGGCTCCAAGGTGAAGGACAGCAAGAGCCTGCCCCCGAATTTGTACGTAGGGCACTTCATGAAACCCTACTTCAAGGACAGAGTGACCGGGGTG GGGCCTCCTGCCAATGAAGAGACGCGGGAGAAGGCTGCCCAGGGCATCAAGGCTTTCGAGGAGCTCTTGGTGACTAAGT GGAAAAACTGGGAAAAGGCCTTGCTCCGAAGATCAGTGGTGAGCGACCGCCTGCAGCGCCTGCTTCAGCCCAAGTTACTGAA GCTTGAGTACTTGCACCAGAAACGGAGTAGGGTGACGagtgaggcagagaggcaggtcctggagaagcagagcagggaggcggAGAGGGAAGTCCAGGACATTCG GCAGCTCCCAGAGGAGGCCTTGCTGGGCAACAGGCTGGACAGTCACGACTGGGAGAAGATCTCGAACGTTAAC TTTGAGGGTGGCCGCAGTGCGGAGGAGATCCGGAAGTTCTGGCAGAACTTCGAGCACCCGAGCATAAACAAGCAGGAGTGGAGCGGGCAGGAGGTAGACCAGCTGAAGGCCCTTGCGGCTGAGCATGGCCATCTGCAGTGGCAGAAGATCGCCAAGGAGCTGGGG ACCAACCGCAGCGCCTTCCAGTGCCTGCAGAAGTACCAGCAGCACAACAAGGCTCTGAAGCGCAAGGAGTGGACACGGGAGGAGGACCGCCTGCTCACCCAGCTTGTCCAGGAGATGCGCGTCGGCAGCCACATCCCCTACCGGAGAA TTGTCTACTACATGGAAGGGAGAGACTCCATGCAGCTCATCTATCGGTGGACCAAGAGCTTGGACCCCAGCCTGAAGAAGGGGTTCTGGGCCCCAGAGGAAGACGCG AAGTTGCTTCAAGCAGTTGCCAAATATGGGGAGCAGGATTGGTTTAAAATCCGGGAAGAGGTGCCAGGTAGGAGCGATGCCCAGTGCCGAGATCG GTACCTCAGACGGCTGCACTTCAGCTTGAAAAAGGGACGATGGAACGCAAGTGAAGAGGGGAAGCTGCTTGAGCTGATCGAGAAGTACGGTGTTG GTCACTGGGCAAAAATAGCTTCTGAACTACCCCATCGGACGGGCTCCCAGTGTCTGAGCAAGTGGAAGATCATGGTCAGG AAAAAGCAGAGTCGGggcaggaggcggcggcggcggccccttGGCAGTATGCGGTGGAGCTCCAGCAGCGGGGACAGCAGCAGCGGGGACGGCAGCAGCGGGGGCGGCAGCAGCGGGGGCGGCAGCAGCGGGGACTCAGAGCCAGAGGAAGCCCCAGAGGCCAGGGCAGGTGGCCAGGCGCTGCCGTCAGCACAGCATACCGTGCCGGACATGGACCTGTGGGTGCCTGCCAGGCAGAGCACCAGTGAGCTGTGCGCAGGGGGAGCCCGGGGCTGGCCAGGACACCGTGccgcctcccccagccctccccggGCCTCCAGCGAGGCTCAGGACAGCAGAGCTGCTGGCCCCACAGCCTCGGCTTCCGCAGAGGAGGCAGGCCAGACGCACACTCCCTCCGGGACCCACAGCACCAGCGCGAGAGGCATCGGGCACCCAGGCTCGGCGGACACGCACCTCTCGAGCTCAGAGGAGCTGGCAGACAAG GGTCCCACTGTCCACCAGCCCTGTGTATGCCTGTCCCGGTCGGCGTCTGAGCTCTCAGGGCCCTGGCCACCTCCCTGGCTCTGGCTGTGTGCGGAGTTGCG CCCCTGCACCAGGGCTTCCCACGTGTCCAGCCTCACGCCGTCTTTTCGTCAGAGTGGGAGCTGTCTGCTGAAGGTGCCACTGGAGACAGTGCTGCAGGTGCTCAGGACCAACACAGCCCGCCGGCGCCAGACGCTG aaggagaaactgagacaACCGTGCCCACTCAGCCCGTCCCTGGGGGCCAGCCCCAGTGACAGTGGTGTGGCCGGGCCCCATGTACGGCGGCTGTGGCACAGGACGATCGGGAACAGGCGGCAGTGGCGAGGACATGCCCTGCAGAGGAGGCTCATTGAGCGCCAGCTTCTGGTGGCCATGAGCCCGTGGGTGGGCGACGTTGTCCTGCCCTGCACCCCCCGGAGGCCTGCCGTCGTGCACACTCGAG CCGATGGCATCAGGAAGCAGCTGCAAGACGCCCGGCTGGCCAGCACCCCTGCGTTTACTGTTTTTATCCAG CTGTTCCAGATTGACACTGCTGGCTGCATGGAGGTCGTTCGAGAGAGGAAGGCCCAaacccctgccctgctccagaCTGGCACTCGGGACCCAGTGCCTGGGCTCCTACAG atgtcTTCGTTGCGGGACTCCCCAG GCCGCAGCTTCCGGAATCCACCGGCACGAGAAGCTGTAAAGCAGAGCACCAGCCACAAAGGGAGCAGGGGTTTACAGCTCTGCCGTGCCGAGTCCAGTCCACCGGCGCCCCCGCCAGCTCCGTGTGGCCCTCGGCCCAAGCCCAAGACCGTCTCCGAGCTGCTCCGGGAGAAGCGGCTTCGGGAGGCCCGGGCCAGGAAGGCCGCTACCCCAGGCACCGTGGCTCTCCCACCGCAGCTGGTGCTGTCCTCGCCACTGATCCTCCAGCCCCGTCTACCACAGCCGCCCCCCACCCGCTCAGCCCCGGGCCCCGCTGCCACAGACACGGCGCTCTCTGGGCCTGGGATCCCTGCAGCAGCGGGGCTGAGTACTTCAGGCAAGGACGAGAGGGCTTCGACCCTGCCAGTCTTGGACCGCACCCTGGCCTCCACGGAGGCTGCCCCTGCTGCCTCCAGAGCTCCAGTTCCCAGCCGGGTCCTTGTGAGTGGCCATCAGGGTGGCCTGGGACAGTCTCAGGCCCCTGCCACGTCCCGGAAGCAGGGCCTGCCTGAGGCACCACTCTTtctcccagcagcccccagccccattcAGCTGCCTATCCAGCCCCTCAGCCTGACACCAGCTCTGGGCATGCACAAGGGTGGGCCTCACGTGGCGGCCAGCACGCCTCTGCCTGTCACCTGGGTGCTCACAGCCCAGGGGCTGCTCCCTGTGCCAGCCGTGGTGGGCCTTCCTGGGGCGGCAGGGACCTCTGATGCCAAGGGACTGTCCGTGACTCTGCCGTCCTCCCTGCCTGGGATGCGGGTAGGCCAGGGCCCCAGGCTCCCTGGGCTGAGCCACCCCTGGCAGCCCCCGGCCAACATGGACACAGACTCAGATTCTTCCTCCAGGGCAGACCTCTCGACCCTTCCGATGCTTTGCCAATCCCAGAGTTCTGTGGAAGTGGGCAGTGACGTGGCCCGTGTCCCTGGGGGACCTTCCTTCCCTGGAGAGGCCCAAGTGGCCAGGGAAATAGCTGCGCCCAGGATACCCTCCCAGGCCACACTCCTGGCTGACCACCCTGAAGCAAAACCCCCGTGGTCCAGCCAACCCCCTCTGCAAGCTGGCACTAGCCCTGGGAGTGGCCCAGGAGGGACACCGGGGTCCCCGGGGCCAGGGCGACCCATGGGACCTCTGGGCCTAGAGAGGCCACCCCTACCCCGGCCTGGGCCTGAGAGGGGTGCCCTGGACCTGGACCTCCTGTCCCAGGAGAGTGAGGCAGCCGTGCGGGATTGGCTGAGGGGACAGCAGGGGGTGTGCGTGCCCCCGCTAGGGAGCAGGCTGCCCTACCAGCCCCCAGCCTTGTGCAGCCTACGGGCCCTGTCTGGACTCCTGCTCCACAAGAAGGCTTTGGAGCAGAGAGCCACCTCCCTCGTGCCCAGTGGGGCAGCCGGAGCCCTGCAGGCCTCGCTGGGACAGGTGCGGAGGCAGCTCCAGGACAGCCCGGCCTACCTGCTGCTGAAGGCTCGGTTCCTGGCAGCCTTCACCCTCCCCGCACTCCTGGCCACGCTGTCTCCCCACGGCGTCCACACCACCCTGTCGGTGGCCACAAGGGCCGAGCCAGAGAGCGAGGACGACCTGGGGGAGTTGGAGCTCACTGATGGCTGCTCCACAAGTGGTCCTTGGGCAGGGCCGGCAGCCACCATCCCCGTTCAG GGAGCCCCAGACCCTGGGCAGAGCGCTGACTCTTCCTGCCTGGATGGTTCTGACAACCTTGACGTGCTGAGAACCCGGCATGCCTGGCATGTCCGGAAGAGGAGGCGGCTGGTGTGA